GGTTAAATCAGATTCGTCAAAAATACATAGTGCCAGATTTGATTTGCTGAGGTCAGCTTTTTTAAGAATACATCTGGTAAAGTTAACTCCTACAAGGTCAAGTTCAGATAATTTTATTCCGGATAAATCCAATCCAGACAAATCAGGATTGTTCTGAATTCTTATTAATAATTCGTTCTTTGTCATATTACTCCTTGACAGTATATTTTATAATAATCCAATTCAAACTGACAAAGTCAGGAAGAATCATTCCATAGCAAGTTTTTCAAGAGCAGCAAGTTTGTCTATCTGACCTATTGCGATAAGAATGTCTCCTTTTTTAATTAGAGTTTGTGATGTAGGATTAAATTTCATTCTTCCATCTTCCCTCTTTATGCCAATGATAATCACTCCAAAGTCCCTACCTATACCGCTCTGTGCAATTGTTTTACCGACAAGAGTTGATTTGGGAGAGACTTCTATCTCTTCTATCTGAATCTCAATATGCTCAGAACGAGTTGCAAATTCAAGAAAATCTACTACAGTAGGTCTTAAAATCGTATGTGCAATTCTAAGTCCACCAATAAAGTAGGGTGACACTACTTTATTTGCGCCTGCTCTTTTAAGTTTTGGCTCTGCTTCTTTCTCAACTGCCCTTGCTACAATAAAAAGATTTGGATTTAGTTCCCGCGCACTCAAAACCACATATAGATTTTCAGCATCTGAGGGTAATACTGTAATCAGTCCTTTAGCTTTATCTATACCGGCAGCTTTTAATACTTCATCATGAGTCGCATCTCCTTCAATGTAGACAAATTCTTCATCTTCAGGTAAATTATTCTTATTTTTTTCAATAACTACAACAGGGACATTGTTAGCTTTAAGTTCTTTAAATATAATACTTCCCATTCTTCCATAACCACATACAATATAGTGTTGTGACATTAAATTAATTTTCTTTATCATCTTTCTCTTTTTGAAAACCTCCTTTATCTCTCCTTCAATTATTATTTTAGCCCCTGTTGTAAGAGTATATGTAAATACTCCAAATCCGCTAAGTATTAGAATGATAGTAAAGATTTTACCTGATTCATCAAGCTCTTTAACTTCTTTGAATCCAACAGTTGCAAGGGTAATTACAGTCATGTAGAAAGC
The nucleotide sequence above comes from Thermodesulfovibrio aggregans. Encoded proteins:
- a CDS encoding potassium channel family protein — protein: MIPLFHIVIMNLIHRKFIFILILLIGVLAFGTVGYMIIEDMKFIDAFYMTVITLATVGFKEVKELDESGKIFTIILILSGFGVFTYTLTTGAKIIIEGEIKEVFKKRKMIKKINLMSQHYIVCGYGRMGSIIFKELKANNVPVVVIEKNKNNLPEDEEFVYIEGDATHDEVLKAAGIDKAKGLITVLPSDAENLYVVLSARELNPNLFIVARAVEKEAEPKLKRAGANKVVSPYFIGGLRIAHTILRPTVVDFLEFATRSEHIEIQIEEIEVSPKSTLVGKTIAQSGIGRDFGVIIIGIKREDGRMKFNPTSQTLIKKGDILIAIGQIDKLAALEKLAME